A single window of Ornithorhynchus anatinus isolate Pmale09 chromosome 3, mOrnAna1.pri.v4, whole genome shotgun sequence DNA harbors:
- the RNASEH2C gene encoding ribonuclease H2 subunit C — translation MPDGAASAVPGPIHVDPASLRAAAAAAAAAAGGGSPPTALHLLPCEIRHDGAAAVSRYFSPAVRPTPSGPVVSFRGRSLRGEEVRLPPGYVGLVLQEPERPLDQEEERTVRATTAFSSFTAWGLETAPGPDAGIHGALVWPGLAAAIHAAVDEAEQ, via the exons ATGCCTGACGGTGCGGCCTCCGCCGTGCCCGGCCCCATCCACGTCGACCCGGCTTCcctgcgggcggcggcggcggcggcggcggcggcggcgggcggggggagccccCCGACCGCGCTGCACCTGCTGCCCTGCGAGATCCGGCACGACGGGGCGGCGGCCGTCAGCCGCTACTTCAGCCCGGCCGTCCGGCCCACGCCTTCAG GGCCGGTGGTGTCCTTCAGAGGCCGCAGTCTGCGGGGAGAAGAGGTCCGGCTGCCCCCCGGCTATGTGGGGCTGGTGCTGCAGGAGCCCGAGAGGCCGCTAGaccaggaggag GAGCGAACTGTCCGAGCGACGACCGCCTTCAGCAGCTTTACGGCGTGGGGGCTGGagacggcccccggccccgacgcCGGCATCCACGGAGCCCTGGTCTGGCCCGGCCTGGCCGCCGCG ATTCACGCGGCAGTGGACGAAGCCGAGCAGTGA